In the Streptomyces coeruleoprunus genome, TCCAGTACGGGTGCGATGTCCCACCAGCGCATCTCGCGCAGCACCGCGGCGGTCACTTCGGCGTGACCACCTTGTAGTTCTTGGGCACCTGGGCGTCGGGCCGCCGCAGGTACAGCGGCCGCGGCTCCAGCAGCCGCTCACCGGCCGCGAGCCGCTCCGCCGCCAGCGCCGCCAGCGCCTCCGCCGCCTGGTGCTCGGGGTCCCGGGCGTCGGGGAACACCTCCGCGTAGAGCCGCGCCCCCGCGCCCACCGCGGGGAGCCCCGCCACCCGGTCCGCGATGTCGGCGGGCCGGTCCACGGACGGCTCGGTCACCCGGGTCCCGGCGTCGTCGTACCGGGCCCAGTAGACCTCCTTGCGGCGGGCGTCCGTCGCCACGACGAACGGCTCGTCGAGGCCGGAGGCGTACGCCAGGCCGTCCAGCGTGCACAGCCCGTGCACCGGGACGCCGAGCGCCGACGCGAACGTCGCCGCCGTCACCAGTCCGACGCGGAGCCCCGTGTACGGGCCGGGGCCGACGCCCACGACGACGTCCGTCACGGCGTCGAGCTTCAGGCCGGCCTCCCTCAGGACGCGGTGTACGGCGGGCAGCAACAGCTCCCCGTGCCGGCGCGCGTCGACCTGACTCGACCGGGCGACGACGGACTCACCGTCGTGGAGGGCGACGGTGACGGCGGGTGTGGCGGTATCCATGGCGAGCAACAGCACGCAAACAGCCTACGGCTCCGCCGGGGCGCGCACGGCCGCCCCATCCCGCCCGCGCACTGCTGCTACCGTCACTTCGATACGTCGTACGAGAGGTGGCAGCGTGGCAAGGAGCAGCTCGGGATTCGTGGCCGGGCTCACCGCGGCGGCGATCGCGGCGGTCGCCTTCCTCGCCTATCAGGCGTCCGCCAACGCACCCGCCGACTTCCGGCCCGAGGAGCGGACCACGGGCGGGGCGTCGCCGTCGCCCTCCTCGTCGGGCGCCCCCGGCCCCGGCAAGACGGCGGCGGACCCGCTGGCACTGCCCGCGCGGTCGGGCTCGGGCGAGCGCGTGGTGTACGCGCTCACCGACCGGCGCGTGTGGCTGGTCGACGCGCGCGAGAAGGTGACGCGCACCTTCACGGTGATGCCGAGCACCGTCCACCCGTCGCCCGGCACCTACGCGGTGACGTCCCGTTCGGGCCGCGTGCCGGGCTCCGACGGGGTGCAGATCGAGCACGTGGTGCGGTTCGCGAAGGTCGACGGCGTGACGATCGGCTTCAGCGCCGCCGTGGACGGCTCGACGCCGAGCCCCGACCCGTCGAAGCGCACCGGTGGGGTGCGGATGGCGCGGGCGGACGCGGACGCGCTGTGGAAGGTCGCGACGATCAACTCGACGGTCGTCGTCATTCCGTAGGGCACTTCGAGGAGCCGGGAGGGCGCCCACCGGATCCGGTGGGCGCCCTGCCGTACGCGTGCTACGCGGCGTGCCGCGTCTCCTGCTCCTCGGGGCCCGTGCCGCCGGCGGCCTCGTCCCGCTCCGCGCGTTCCTCAGCCGGTGCCTGGCGTGGCGGTGTGGAGACGGCGCTCGCGGCCGCGCAGGACGCCAGCAGGTCACGCATCGACACGTCCGACGGCTGCTGCTGCGGCATGGTGGCCTCCTGGCTCCGGGTCTCCGGCGTCTCCGCGGCGGGCGTAGTTAGGTACACCTAACTTGATCCGGTATCCATGTGACCACGCCTCAGAGGTACGGCGCAACATTTTGCCGACGTCTTGTCGGAACGTACGGACGCGCGACGCGGCGGTCCGGGGCCCGCGCTCAGCGCAGGGCGAGGCCCACGCCCTCCCAGCGCGCTCCCATACCGGTCAGCGTGACCGTCCGCCGGTCGTCGTCCGTCGAGCCGACGACCCGGTGGATCACCACGTGCAGCCGGTCCTCGGACAGGTCCTCGACCTTGCCCTCGCCCCACTCCACGACCACCACGGAGTCGGGCAGCGACACGTCGAGGTCCAGGTCCTCCATCTCGTCGAGGCCGCCGCCCAGGCGGTAGGCGTCGACGTGGACGAGGGGCGGGCCGCCGGTCAGCGAGGGGTGGACGCGGGCGATCACGAACGTCGGCGAGGTGACGGCCCCGCGCACCCCGAGCCCTTCGCCGAGGCCGCGGGTGAGCGTCGTCTTGCCCGCCCCCAGCTCGCCGGTGAGCATGACGAGGTCGCCGGGGCGCAGCAGCCCGGCCAGGGCGCGGCCGAGTTCCTGCATCTCTTCGGGCGAGTCGACGGTGAGCCGGGCGGAGGAGGTGACGGACGGGGTGCCGGCCGTCGGGGTCTGCGCTGCTTCCATACCTGCCAACCTAACCGCTGCGCGTGCCCGTGTCGGTCGCGTCCGGCACCGCGCCCGCCCGGACCAGCAGATCCACGAGGTGCGACGTGACCGTGTCGGGGTGTTCCAGCATCACCAGGTGCCCCGCGTCGGGGACCATGACGAGCTCCGCCTCCGGCAGGAGTTCGGCGATGGTCTCGGTGTGGGAGCCCGGCGTGACCAGGTCGCGGTCCCCGGCCAGCGCCAGCACCGGCACGGCCGCGTCGGCGAGTACGGCGAGCGCCGCCGCCTTGTCGTGCTCGGCGAACGCCGGGTAGAACGCGGCGACCACGTCGATGGGCGTGCTCTCGATCATCCGCTCGGCGAACCGGACCACCGCCGGGTCGACGTCCTTCGAGCTGAACGAGTAGCGCTTGATGAGCCCCGCGAACAGGTCGGCCGTCGCCCGCCGGCCCCGTTCCACCAGCTCCGCCTGGGAGCCGAGGGCCCGCAGCACACCGGGCAGCACGCGGCGGACCGCGTTCACGCCGACCGCCGGCAGGCCGTAGCTGACCTCGCCGAGCCGGCCGCACGACGTGCCGACGAACGCCACGCCGGCCACGCGCTCCCGGAACAGCTCCGGGTACTGGTCGGCCAGCGCCATGATCGTCATTCCGCCCATGGAGTGCCCCACCAGCACCAGCGGCCCCTCGGGCGCCGCCGCGTCGATGACGGCCTTCAGGTCGTGGCCGAGCCGGTCGATCGAGACGGGCACCGCGTCGGGCCCGGTCTGGGCGACGCCGCGCGCCGAGCGGCCGTGGCTGCGCTGGTCCCAGTGCACGGTGCGCACCAGGCCGCGCAGGGCGGCGCGCTGGTAGTGCCAGGAGTCCTGGGTGAGGCAGTAGCCGTGGCTGAAGACGACCGTTACCGGCTGCGGGCCGCATCGGCCGAGGAGCCTTCTGCGCGTGGGCGCCGCGCCGGGCCCGTCGGCCCCGTCGACCTCGTCGACCTCGTAGAAGAGCGCGGTGCCGTCGTCGGCGAGCGCCGTGCCGGGCGTGCCGCGCAGCGACCCGTACGGGCCCGCGGCGTCCAGCGCCAGGCGGGCCCTGCGGCGCATCCCGCGGCCGACGGTGAGCCGCTCCAGCGCGACGCCCGCCGCGGCGCCCGCGGCGACGATGCCCACCGCGGCGCCGGCGAAGCCCGCGCGCCGCCAGGCGCCGCCCACGCCGCTCACCGCCGTGGCCCCCGCCACGGCCAGGGCCTCACCCGTACCGGACTCCGTCACGCGCCCCGCTCCCCCCGCTACGCCTCTTCGCCGGTTCCGTCCAGATAGACGCGCGGGACGCGCGCGCCGATCCGGGTCACGATCTCGTACGCGATGGTGCCCGCGGCCCTCGCCCAGTCCTCCGCGGTGGGCTCCCCGTCGTCGCCCGGCCCGAACAGCACGGCCCGCTCGCCCGGCTCGACGACGTCTCCGCCGAGGTCCACCACGAACTGGTCCATCGCGACGCGCCCGGCGACCGTCCGCACCTTGTCGCCGACCAGGACGGGCCCGCGTCCCGACGCGTGGCGCGGGACGCCGTCGGCGTAGCCGAGCGGAACGAGGGCGAGGGTGGTCTCGCGGTCGGTGACGTAGTGGTGCCCGTAGCTGACGCCGAGGCCGGCCGGGGCCCGCTTCACGCCGGCGACCGAGGCGGAGAGGCGCATCACGGGGCGCAGCCCGAAGTCGGCGGGCGTGCCCAGCTCGGGGCTGGGCGAGATGCCGTACGTGGCGACACCGGTGCGTACCAGGTCGAAGTGCGTCTCGGGCAGGGTGAGCGTGGCGGGCGAGTTGGCCATGTGCCGCACCTCGGGCTCGACGCCGGCCTTCTCCGCGTACTCCAGCATGTCCTGGAAGGCCGCCAGCTGGGCGGCGATGGAGGGGTGGCCCGGCTCGTCGGCGCACGCGAAGTGCGACCAGACGCCGGTGACCCGGACCAGGCCCTGGTCCTGCGCCTTCAGCGCCTCGCCCACCAGGTGGGGCCAGTCGCCGGCCAGGCAGCCGTTGCGGCCGAGGCCGGTGTCGGCCTTGAGCTGGATGCGGGCCGGGCGGCCGGCGGCGCGGGCGGCCTCGGCGACCTCGTCGAGCGCCCAGCGGCCGCTGACCGTCATGTCGAGGCCCGCCTCGATCCCGGCGCGCCAGGGACCGCCGGGCGTCCACAGCCAGCACAGGATCGGCGCCTCGATGCCCGCGGCACGCAGCGCCAGCGCCTCGTACGGGGTCGCCGTGCCGAGCCAGGCGGCGCCCGCTTCGAGCGCCGCGCGGGCGCAGGGCACGGCGCCGTGCCCGTACGCGTCGGCCTTCACGACAGCCATGACCTGGGCGTTCCCGGCGGCGACGCGGGCCCGCAGCGTGCGGACGTTGGCGCGCAGCGCGCCGAGGTCGATCTCGGCACGGGCGCGGACGCGCTCGTGGGCGAGGTCGTCCGCGAGGGCGTACGCGTCGGTGTGCGCGCGGCCGTTCGCGTGGTCGTTCGCATGCGCGTGCGCGTGCTCGCGGGCGGCGCGGAGGTGCTGCGGTGTCGTACTCATCGCGCCCAGTGTCTCAGGTGCGCCCGCGCGGACCCGTTTCCACGGATGTCGCCCGGGTCACGTCCCGGCGTACGGGTCGGGCTCGCCGGTCACCGGATCGAGCCCCGCCAGGAAGCGCCGCTGCTCCTCCCGCCAGTGGACGAACCGCACCGGGGCCCCGTCCCAGAAGACCAGGCTGACCGGCGGCTCGTCGAACTCGTCGCCCAGCAGCCGGCGCAGGAACTCCGCCATCCCGTACGGGTGGACGGTGAACCGGGACGAGGTGTGCCGACCGCACACCACCACCGGCCACCAGTCCGGATCGGGGTCCGTCGTGAGCCAGCACAGGATGTCCGGGCCGGCCGTGACGCCCCACGCCAGGAGGTGGCCCGGGTCGGCGTCCAGTACGCGGCGGCCGCCCTCCTTCTCCCAGATGAGCCGGACGGTGGCCGTCTCCTCACCGAGGTCCCCGGGCTGCCACCGCACGCCCTGCTGTGGCAACGGCAGCAGCACGCTCGCCTCGCCGTTGATGCTGCCACCGCCGTACCGGGCCATGAACGCCCGGTAGTCCGCCGGGAAGCGGACGCCCCACGCGGCCTCGGCGGCCGCCCAGTCGATGCGCTCGTCGGCCCCGTGGACCGGCGGCATGAGCCGCGCCAGCGCGGCGACCTGAGGGTTCTCCCCCACGCTCTCTCTCCCACCCCTGTGAAGTTTCCCGTCAGCCGGTGACGTCCGCGACGCGCCCGGCAGCGCGTCAGCCGATGACGTCCCGCCACGCGCCCGGCAGCGCGTCCGCCACGTCGTGCGCGGCGACCGGCGCGCCCCGCGCCGCCCGGCGGGCCGCCAGGCCGTGCAGGTACGCCGCGGCCGACGCGGCGTCGCGGGCGGCGAGGCCCGCCGCCAGCAGCGACCCGGCGAGGCCCGACAGCACGTCACCGCTCCCGGCCGTGGCCAGCCACCCCGTACCCGTCGGGTTGACCCGCACCGGCAGGTCTCCGCGCGGGTCGGCGACCAGCGTGGTGGACCCCTTGAGCAGCACCGTCGCCCCGTACCGTGCCGCCAGCTCCCGCACCGCGTCCAGCCGGCGCGCCTCGACGTCGTCGCGGGCGACGCCCAGCAGCGCCGCCGCCTCGCCCGCGTGCGGGGTCAGCAGCGTCGGCGCCGTCCGGGCCCGGACGGCGGCCGGGTCGAGCAGGCGCAGCCCGTCGGCGTCGACGAGCACCGGCACGTCCGACTCCAGGACCTCGTCCACGCCGGGCGTGTCGCCGAGCCCCGGTCCGATCGCCCAGGCCTGCACGCGGCCCGCGCGGCCGGGCGGCCCCGCGTGCACCAGGGTCTCCGGATAGCGGGCCAGCACCGCCTGACCGGCGGGCCCCACGTACCGTACGGCCCCCGCCCCGCCCCGCAGCGCCCCGGCGACGGCCAGCACGGCGGCGCCCGGGTAGCGCGCCGACCCGGCGACCACCCCGACGACGCCCCGCCGGTACTTGTCGCTCTCGACGCGCGGCACGGGCAGCAGCCGCGCCACGTCGGCGTGCTGGAGGGCCTCCAACTCGGGTACGGACGGCAGGTGGGGGCCGAGCCCGATGTCGACGAGCCGTACCGCGCCCGCGTACTCCCGCGCCGGGTCGACGAGCAGCCCCGGCTTGTACGCGCCGAACGTCACCGTGGCGTCGGCCCGTACGGCCTCGCCGTCGACCGCGCCGGTGTCGGCCGCCACGCCGCTCGGCAGGTCCACGGCCACCACGACGGCGTCCGAGCCGCGCGCGGCCCGCACCACCGGGACGGCGTCGGGACGCAGGCCGCCACGGCCGCCGATGCCGGTGATGCCGTCCAGGACCAGGTCGGCGCGGGCCAGCACCGCGAACGGGTCGTCGGCGACGCGCCCGCCGGCCCGGGTCAGCGCGGCCAGGCCGCCCTCGTGGGCCCGCGCGCCGAGCAGCACGGCCGACACCCCGGCGCCGCGCCGGGCGAGCCGGGCCCCGGCGTACAGGGCGTCGCCGCCGTTGTCGCCGCTGCCCGCGAGGACCACCACGCGGGCGCCGTAGACCCGGCCGAGGATCGTCGCGCAGGCACCGGCCAGCCCGGCGGCGGCCCGCTGCATCAGGGCCCCGTCCGGGAGCCGGGCCATCAACGCGGCCTCGGCGGCCCGCACGGTCTCGACTCGATAGGCGGTACGCACCAGCCCGACCTCCTGCACTCGCACTCGACAACCCGGCAAGGCCCCCGGCCAGGGCCCCTCACCCCTCGGCGATCACCACCGCCGACGCCATTCCCGCATCGTGGCTGAGGGACACGTGCCAGTTCCGCACGCCCAGCTCGGCCGCGCGAGCGGCGACCGTGCCCCGCACCCGCAGCCGGGGCTGCCCGCTCTCCTCGACGTACACCTCGGCGTCCGTCCAGTGCAGCCCCGCCGGCGCGCCGAGCGCCTTGGCGATGGCCTCCTTCGCGGCGAACCGGGCCGCGAGCGAGGCGATACCGCGCCGCTCGCCGCTCGGCAGCAGCAACTCCCGCTCCAGGAACAGCCGTTCCGCGAGGTGCGGCGTCCGCTCCAGCGCCGCCGCGAACCGGTCGATCGCGGCGACGTCGATGCCCACTCCGATGATCATTCGACGGTGACCGACTTCGCCAGGTTGCGGGGCTGGTCGACCTCGTTGCCCCGGGCGGTGGCGAGTTCGCACGCGAAGACCTGGAGGGGCACGGTGGAGACCAGCGGCTGGAGGAGCACGGGCGTCGCCGGGATCCGGATCAGGTGATCGGCGTACGGGACGACGGCCTCGTCGCCCTCCTCGGCGATGACGATGGTGCGCGCGCCCCGCGCCCGGATCTCCTGGATGTTGGAGACGATCTTGCCGTGGAGCACGGAGCGCCCGCGCGGCGAGGGCACCACCACGACGACGGGCAGGTCCTGCTCGATGAGCGCGATCGGCCCGTGCTTCAGCTCGCCGGCGGCGAAGCCCTCGGCGTGCATGTACGCCAGCTCCTTGAGCTTCAGCGCGCCCTCCAGGGCGACCGGGTAGCCCACGTGCCGCCCCAGGAACAGCACGGTGTCCTTGTCGGCGAGCGACCGCGCCAGCTCCCGTACGGGCTCCATCGTCTCCAGGACGCGCTCCACGTCCTCGGCGATCCGCGCGAGGTCCCGGATGACGGCCCGGATCTCGTCGCCCCACTTGGTGCCGCGCACCTGGCCGAGGTACAGGGCGACCAGGTAGCAGGCGACGAGCTGGGTGAGGAAGGCCTTGGTGGAGGCGACCGCGACCTCGGGGCCGGCGTGCGTGTAGAGCACGGCGTCGGACTCGCGCGGGATGGTCGACCCGTTGGTGTTGCAGATGGCGAGCACGCGGGCGCCCTGCTCGCGGGCGTGCCGCAGCGCCATCAGGGTGTCCATCGTCTCGCCGGACTGCGAGATGGCGACGACGAGGGTCCGGTGGTCGAGGATGGGGTCCCGGTAGCGGAACTCGCTGGCCAGCTCCACCTCGCAGGGGATGCGGGTCCAGTGCTCGA is a window encoding:
- the tsaB gene encoding tRNA (adenosine(37)-N6)-threonylcarbamoyltransferase complex dimerization subunit type 1 TsaB, whose amino-acid sequence is MLLLAMDTATPAVTVALHDGESVVARSSQVDARRHGELLLPAVHRVLREAGLKLDAVTDVVVGVGPGPYTGLRVGLVTAATFASALGVPVHGLCTLDGLAYASGLDEPFVVATDARRKEVYWARYDDAGTRVTEPSVDRPADIADRVAGLPAVGAGARLYAEVFPDARDPEHQAAEALAALAAERLAAGERLLEPRPLYLRRPDAQVPKNYKVVTPK
- a CDS encoding L,D-transpeptidase, producing the protein MARSSSGFVAGLTAAAIAAVAFLAYQASANAPADFRPEERTTGGASPSPSSSGAPGPGKTAADPLALPARSGSGERVVYALTDRRVWLVDAREKVTRTFTVMPSTVHPSPGTYAVTSRSGRVPGSDGVQIEHVVRFAKVDGVTIGFSAAVDGSTPSPDPSKRTGGVRMARADADALWKVATINSTVVVIP
- the tsaE gene encoding tRNA (adenosine(37)-N6)-threonylcarbamoyltransferase complex ATPase subunit type 1 TsaE — its product is MEAAQTPTAGTPSVTSSARLTVDSPEEMQELGRALAGLLRPGDLVMLTGELGAGKTTLTRGLGEGLGVRGAVTSPTFVIARVHPSLTGGPPLVHVDAYRLGGGLDEMEDLDLDVSLPDSVVVVEWGEGKVEDLSEDRLHVVIHRVVGSTDDDRRTVTLTGMGARWEGVGLALR
- a CDS encoding alpha/beta hydrolase, whose translation is MTESGTGEALAVAGATAVSGVGGAWRRAGFAGAAVGIVAAGAAAGVALERLTVGRGMRRRARLALDAAGPYGSLRGTPGTALADDGTALFYEVDEVDGADGPGAAPTRRRLLGRCGPQPVTVVFSHGYCLTQDSWHYQRAALRGLVRTVHWDQRSHGRSARGVAQTGPDAVPVSIDRLGHDLKAVIDAAAPEGPLVLVGHSMGGMTIMALADQYPELFRERVAGVAFVGTSCGRLGEVSYGLPAVGVNAVRRVLPGVLRALGSQAELVERGRRATADLFAGLIKRYSFSSKDVDPAVVRFAERMIESTPIDVVAAFYPAFAEHDKAAALAVLADAAVPVLALAGDRDLVTPGSHTETIAELLPEAELVMVPDAGHLVMLEHPDTVTSHLVDLLVRAGAVPDATDTGTRSG
- the alr gene encoding alanine racemase — encoded protein: MSTTPQHLRAAREHAHAHANDHANGRAHTDAYALADDLAHERVRARAEIDLGALRANVRTLRARVAAGNAQVMAVVKADAYGHGAVPCARAALEAGAAWLGTATPYEALALRAAGIEAPILCWLWTPGGPWRAGIEAGLDMTVSGRWALDEVAEAARAAGRPARIQLKADTGLGRNGCLAGDWPHLVGEALKAQDQGLVRVTGVWSHFACADEPGHPSIAAQLAAFQDMLEYAEKAGVEPEVRHMANSPATLTLPETHFDLVRTGVATYGISPSPELGTPADFGLRPVMRLSASVAGVKRAPAGLGVSYGHHYVTDRETTLALVPLGYADGVPRHASGRGPVLVGDKVRTVAGRVAMDQFVVDLGGDVVEPGERAVLFGPGDDGEPTAEDWARAAGTIAYEIVTRIGARVPRVYLDGTGEEA
- a CDS encoding SMI1/KNR4 family protein translates to MGENPQVAALARLMPPVHGADERIDWAAAEAAWGVRFPADYRAFMARYGGGSINGEASVLLPLPQQGVRWQPGDLGEETATVRLIWEKEGGRRVLDADPGHLLAWGVTAGPDILCWLTTDPDPDWWPVVVCGRHTSSRFTVHPYGMAEFLRRLLGDEFDEPPVSLVFWDGAPVRFVHWREEQRRFLAGLDPVTGEPDPYAGT
- a CDS encoding NAD(P)H-hydrate dehydratase — its product is MRTAYRVETVRAAEAALMARLPDGALMQRAAAGLAGACATILGRVYGARVVVLAGSGDNGGDALYAGARLARRGAGVSAVLLGARAHEGGLAALTRAGGRVADDPFAVLARADLVLDGITGIGGRGGLRPDAVPVVRAARGSDAVVVAVDLPSGVAADTGAVDGEAVRADATVTFGAYKPGLLVDPAREYAGAVRLVDIGLGPHLPSVPELEALQHADVARLLPVPRVESDKYRRGVVGVVAGSARYPGAAVLAVAGALRGGAGAVRYVGPAGQAVLARYPETLVHAGPPGRAGRVQAWAIGPGLGDTPGVDEVLESDVPVLVDADGLRLLDPAAVRARTAPTLLTPHAGEAAALLGVARDDVEARRLDAVRELAARYGATVLLKGSTTLVADPRGDLPVRVNPTGTGWLATAGSGDVLSGLAGSLLAAGLAARDAASAAAYLHGLAARRAARGAPVAAHDVADALPGAWRDVIG
- a CDS encoding holo-ACP synthase produces the protein MIIGVGIDVAAIDRFAAALERTPHLAERLFLERELLLPSGERRGIASLAARFAAKEAIAKALGAPAGLHWTDAEVYVEESGQPRLRVRGTVAARAAELGVRNWHVSLSHDAGMASAVVIAEG